From Saccharothrix espanaensis DSM 44229, the proteins below share one genomic window:
- a CDS encoding ATP-dependent helicase → MRVVAVPGGDRERAGEAEHLAGPFEVAEALGLPKPTPEQAAVVAAPTAPALVVAGAGAGKTETMAARVVYLVANGFVTPDRVLGLTFTRKAARQLSERVRTRLRRLGGSPLLDRLDPSGERRAAVLTTEPVILTYHAYAGRLVGEHGLRLPVEPGVRLLTETASWQLAHRVVSTWAEDIDTDKVPATVTGYLLALAGELGEHLVEPTDLRKNAEWLTTVIESAPKTARQRDALPEKLKDIVNAQRLRVNLLPLLEAYQARKRREAAMDFADQMSLAARLASEYPEVVRGERERYGAVLLDEYQDTGHAQRVLLRSLFGQGEPMAVTSVGDPAQAIYGWRGASAANLPRFVHDFPPARKYGLLTSFRNPPEVLALANAVSEPLRASGLDVEELRARPGAGPGDVRIGLFPDVRAELGWMADTVAAQWAAHLDSSDEPPTAAVLVRRRADMAAIAAALRERDLPVEVVGLGGLLDEPEVRDLTSALRVLVDPLAGTAAARLLTGSRWRVAAVDLAALWQRARELAGAPSRQSVVDDPLAVLADALPGEHAEQAGLADALDDPGDPTAYSAEGYRRVRRLGAELSSLRRRLEQPLPELVADVERTLLLDIEAMARPGGVGRSHLDAFADVVADFAAASPSATLPALLDYLYTAEHAEDGLEPGEVEVAENRVQVLTMHSAKGLEWHIVAVPHVVKDVFPGRKKTSCWLKAVAELPAELRGDAADLPKLRIPGGSNRKEVEEALDRHADDFEDRRLVEERRLLYVALTRSEHSLLVSGHWWAETGDKPKGPSTFLAELRESVLAADHPPADIAHWAPPPAEDEPNPLASQVKSADWPADPLGKRRAAVAEGAALVRAALDRHLSAPPPPTPTPTPPHPVTPAAQPPDDLPPDDLPPEPPDGLPPEPPDDYDLPPEPDDHDPGGEFDLPADPTPDLEAPTDLEESREPGAPEQLGESADDPEGWARDVDVLLAERAAAADRRERVVLPDHLSVSQLVELAADPDQLARRLRRPLPFPPNPLARRGTAFHTWLEQRFGATRLLDLDELPGAADEGASPDSDLGRLQEAFLTSAWADRTPHDVEVPFEAEIDGMSVRGRMDAVFADPDGGWTVVDWKTGAVPEEERLPALSVQLAAYRLAWAALSDTPVERVRAAFHYVRHDHTLRPADLLDAAGLRALIRSVPT, encoded by the coding sequence ATGCGAGTCGTGGCAGTGCCGGGTGGTGATCGGGAACGAGCGGGCGAGGCGGAGCACCTGGCCGGCCCGTTCGAAGTCGCCGAAGCCCTCGGCCTGCCCAAACCGACGCCCGAGCAGGCCGCCGTCGTCGCCGCCCCGACCGCCCCGGCGCTGGTGGTGGCCGGTGCGGGCGCCGGCAAGACCGAGACCATGGCCGCCCGCGTCGTCTACCTGGTCGCGAACGGCTTCGTCACCCCCGACCGCGTCCTGGGCCTGACGTTCACCCGCAAAGCCGCCCGCCAGCTCTCCGAACGCGTCCGGACCCGGCTCCGCCGGCTCGGCGGGTCGCCGCTGCTCGACCGCCTCGACCCGAGCGGTGAACGCCGCGCCGCCGTCCTCACCACCGAGCCGGTCATCCTGACCTACCACGCCTACGCGGGCCGCCTGGTCGGCGAGCACGGCCTGCGCCTGCCGGTCGAGCCGGGCGTCCGGCTGCTCACCGAGACCGCGTCCTGGCAGCTCGCGCACCGGGTCGTCTCGACGTGGGCGGAGGACATCGACACCGACAAGGTCCCGGCCACCGTCACCGGCTACCTGCTGGCACTGGCCGGCGAACTCGGCGAGCACCTCGTCGAACCCACCGACCTGCGCAAGAACGCCGAGTGGCTGACCACCGTGATCGAGTCCGCCCCCAAGACCGCGCGCCAGCGCGACGCCCTGCCCGAGAAGCTGAAGGACATCGTCAACGCCCAGCGCCTGCGGGTGAACCTGCTGCCGCTGCTGGAGGCATACCAGGCCCGCAAACGGCGTGAGGCGGCGATGGACTTCGCCGACCAGATGTCCCTGGCCGCCCGGCTGGCCAGCGAGTACCCGGAGGTCGTGCGCGGCGAGCGGGAGCGCTACGGCGCGGTCCTGCTCGACGAGTACCAGGACACCGGCCACGCCCAGCGCGTGCTGCTGCGGTCCCTGTTCGGCCAGGGCGAGCCGATGGCCGTCACGTCCGTCGGCGACCCGGCCCAGGCCATCTACGGCTGGCGCGGCGCGTCGGCGGCCAACCTGCCGCGCTTCGTCCACGACTTTCCGCCCGCCCGCAAGTACGGTTTGCTGACCAGCTTCCGCAACCCGCCGGAGGTGCTCGCGCTGGCCAACGCCGTGTCCGAGCCGCTGCGCGCGTCCGGCCTGGACGTGGAGGAGCTGCGGGCCCGTCCCGGCGCGGGCCCCGGTGACGTCCGCATCGGCCTGTTCCCCGACGTCCGCGCCGAACTCGGGTGGATGGCGGACACCGTCGCCGCCCAGTGGGCCGCGCACCTGGACTCCAGCGACGAGCCGCCCACCGCCGCCGTGCTGGTCCGCCGCCGCGCCGACATGGCCGCCATCGCCGCCGCCCTGCGCGAACGCGACCTGCCGGTCGAAGTGGTCGGGCTCGGTGGCCTGCTGGACGAGCCCGAGGTCCGCGACCTGACCAGCGCCCTGCGCGTCCTGGTCGACCCGCTGGCCGGCACCGCCGCCGCCCGCCTGCTCACCGGCTCCCGCTGGCGGGTGGCGGCCGTCGACCTGGCCGCGCTGTGGCAGCGCGCCCGCGAACTCGCCGGGGCACCCAGCCGGCAGTCGGTGGTGGACGACCCGCTGGCCGTCCTCGCCGACGCGCTGCCGGGCGAACACGCCGAACAAGCCGGCCTGGCCGACGCCCTGGACGACCCGGGCGACCCGACCGCGTACTCCGCCGAGGGCTACCGCCGGGTCCGCCGGCTCGGCGCGGAACTGTCGTCCCTGCGCCGGCGGCTGGAGCAGCCGCTGCCCGAACTCGTCGCCGACGTCGAGCGGACCCTGCTGCTCGACATCGAGGCGATGGCCCGGCCGGGCGGCGTGGGCCGGTCACACCTGGACGCGTTCGCCGACGTCGTCGCCGACTTCGCGGCGGCCAGCCCGTCGGCCACCCTGCCCGCGCTGCTGGACTACCTGTACACCGCCGAGCACGCCGAGGACGGCCTGGAACCGGGCGAGGTCGAGGTGGCCGAGAACCGGGTGCAGGTGCTCACCATGCACTCGGCGAAGGGCCTCGAATGGCACATCGTCGCCGTGCCGCACGTGGTGAAGGACGTGTTCCCGGGCCGGAAGAAGACGTCGTGCTGGCTGAAGGCGGTCGCCGAACTGCCCGCCGAACTGCGCGGTGACGCCGCCGACCTGCCGAAGCTGCGCATCCCCGGCGGCAGCAACCGCAAGGAGGTCGAGGAAGCGCTGGACCGCCACGCCGACGACTTCGAGGACCGCCGCCTGGTCGAGGAGCGCCGGCTGCTCTACGTCGCACTGACCCGGTCCGAGCACAGCCTGCTGGTGTCCGGCCACTGGTGGGCCGAGACCGGCGACAAGCCCAAGGGCCCCTCCACGTTCCTCGCCGAACTGCGCGAGTCCGTCCTGGCCGCCGACCACCCGCCCGCCGACATCGCCCACTGGGCACCCCCGCCGGCCGAGGACGAGCCCAACCCCCTCGCGTCCCAGGTGAAGTCGGCCGACTGGCCCGCCGACCCGCTGGGCAAGCGCCGCGCCGCCGTGGCCGAAGGCGCCGCCCTGGTCCGCGCCGCCCTGGACCGCCACCTGTCAGCCCCACCCCCGCCCACCCCGACGCCCACCCCGCCCCACCCCGTCACACCTGCCGCTCAGCCCCCCGACGACCTCCCCCCGGACGACCTCCCGCCAGAGCCCCCGGACGGCCTCCCGCCAGAACCCCCGGACGACTACGACCTCCCCCCCGAACCGGACGACCACGACCCCGGCGGCGAGTTCGACCTACCCGCAGACCCCACCCCCGACCTCGAAGCCCCGACGGACCTCGAAGAGTCGCGGGAACCCGGTGCACCGGAGCAGCTCGGCGAATCGGCCGACGACCCGGAAGGCTGGGCGCGGGACGTCGACGTGCTGCTGGCCGAACGCGCCGCCGCCGCGGACCGCCGCGAACGGGTCGTGCTGCCCGACCACCTCTCGGTGAGCCAGCTGGTCGAACTCGCCGCCGACCCGGACCAGCTGGCCCGCCGGCTGCGCCGCCCGCTGCCGTTCCCGCCGAACCCGCTGGCCCGGCGCGGCACGGCCTTCCACACCTGGTTGGAACAGCGGTTCGGCGCGACCCGGCTGCTCGACCTGGACGAGCTGCCCGGCGCGGCGGACGAGGGCGCGTCCCCCGACTCCGACCTGGGCCGGCTCCAAGAGGCGTTCCTGACCAGCGCCTGGGCCGACCGCACCCCGCACGACGTGGAGGTGCCGTTCGAGGCCGAGATCGACGGGATGTCGGTGCGCGGGCGGATGGACGCGGTGTTCGCCGACCCGGACGGCGGCTGGACCGTCGTGGACTGGAAGACCGGCGCGGTGCCCGAGGAGGAACGGCTGCCGGCGCTGTCAGTGCAGCTGGCGGCCTACCGGCTGGCCTGGGCCGCGCTGTCGGACACCCCGGTCGAGCGGGTGCGGGCGGCGTTCCACTACGTCCGGCACGACCACACGCTCCGCCCTGCCGACCTGCTCGACGCCGCCGGCCTGCGCGCCCTGATCCGCTCGGTACCGACCTGA
- a CDS encoding DoxX family protein, with protein MEPTRSRSWSAIALAGLLGAAGVTHFTRPRPYDAIVPRSLPGKPWTWTYVSGVTEVALAAAVAVPRTRGLGGLLTAGFFAAVFPANVKMAYDYRTKSPRAKAIAFGRLPLQVPLILWALRVRRSAH; from the coding sequence ATGGAACCCACTCGTTCCCGTTCCTGGTCGGCGATCGCGCTGGCCGGGTTGCTCGGCGCGGCCGGCGTCACGCACTTCACCCGGCCGAGGCCGTACGACGCGATCGTGCCGCGATCGCTCCCGGGCAAGCCCTGGACCTGGACTTATGTCTCGGGGGTTACGGAGGTGGCGTTGGCCGCCGCAGTGGCCGTGCCCCGCACGCGCGGCCTCGGTGGCCTGCTGACGGCGGGGTTCTTCGCCGCGGTGTTCCCGGCGAACGTGAAGATGGCCTACGACTACCGGACGAAGTCGCCCAGGGCAAAGGCCATCGCCTTCGGCCGGCTACCGCTCCAGGTGCCGTTGATCCTGTGGGCGCTGCGCGTCCGCCGTTCAGCGCACTGA
- a CDS encoding M20/M25/M40 family metallo-hydrolase, which translates to MSGDPENPEHPERAAVAAFADDFVADLREWLSIPSIGTDPAHHEDVARSARWLADALRRDGWPDVQVWSGSGALPAVYACLPAADPDAPVVLVYGHHDVQPVDPVEQWHYPPFEGTLVGEELFGRGASDDKGQVAMHLLGVKAHLAALRADHPSVTIKLFVEGEEESGSPNLTRLLDDHVDDLACDLVVFTDTPLYARDAPTICTGQRGLYGAEVVFTGGTADVHSGRAGGSVPNPATAIARLVAALHDDQGRVRLPGFYADVIEPTAAERADYATLPFDQDVWLANSGGAQAEAGEEGWSTLERVWVRPTAEVNGILGGYAGPGLKTIVPSRAAVKLSFRLVPDQRPERIADALREFVDAHTPPGLSAEIIPRGDGTPPYAMPVDHPAVRAVKEALEAAFEQPVRFSRTGGSGPAALLRQRIGVPVVYLGATLPDDRIHAPNERVVVPLLLRGAEAAARLWRLLPERLS; encoded by the coding sequence GTGAGTGGTGATCCGGAAAATCCCGAACATCCCGAGCGCGCCGCGGTGGCCGCTTTCGCCGACGACTTCGTCGCGGACCTGCGGGAGTGGCTGTCCATCCCGTCGATCGGCACCGACCCGGCGCACCACGAGGACGTGGCGCGCTCCGCCCGGTGGCTCGCCGACGCGCTGCGCCGCGACGGCTGGCCCGACGTCCAGGTGTGGTCCGGCTCCGGCGCGCTGCCCGCCGTGTACGCGTGCCTGCCCGCCGCCGACCCCGACGCGCCGGTCGTGCTGGTCTACGGCCACCACGACGTGCAGCCCGTCGACCCGGTCGAGCAGTGGCACTACCCGCCGTTCGAGGGAACCCTGGTCGGCGAGGAGCTGTTCGGCCGCGGCGCCAGCGACGACAAGGGCCAGGTCGCCATGCACCTGCTCGGCGTCAAAGCGCACCTCGCCGCCCTGCGCGCCGACCACCCGTCGGTGACGATCAAGCTGTTCGTGGAAGGCGAAGAGGAGTCAGGGTCCCCGAACCTGACCCGCCTGCTCGACGACCACGTCGACGACCTCGCGTGCGACCTCGTCGTCTTCACCGACACACCGCTCTACGCGCGTGACGCACCGACGATCTGCACCGGCCAGCGCGGCCTCTACGGAGCAGAGGTCGTGTTCACCGGCGGCACCGCGGACGTCCACTCCGGCCGCGCGGGCGGCAGCGTGCCGAACCCGGCCACCGCCATCGCCCGCCTGGTCGCCGCACTGCACGACGACCAGGGCAGGGTGCGACTGCCCGGCTTCTACGCGGACGTCATCGAGCCGACCGCCGCCGAACGCGCCGACTACGCCACCCTCCCGTTCGACCAGGACGTGTGGCTCGCCAACTCCGGCGGCGCCCAGGCCGAAGCGGGCGAGGAAGGCTGGTCGACCCTCGAACGCGTGTGGGTGCGCCCGACCGCCGAGGTCAACGGCATCCTCGGCGGCTACGCCGGACCGGGCCTCAAGACCATCGTCCCGTCCCGGGCCGCGGTGAAGCTGTCGTTCCGCCTGGTGCCCGACCAGCGGCCGGAGCGCATCGCCGACGCACTCCGCGAGTTCGTCGACGCCCACACCCCGCCCGGCCTGAGCGCCGAGATCATCCCGCGCGGCGACGGCACACCGCCGTACGCGATGCCCGTCGACCACCCGGCCGTGCGCGCGGTCAAGGAGGCGCTGGAAGCCGCGTTCGAGCAGCCGGTCCGGTTCAGCCGCACCGGCGGCAGCGGCCCCGCGGCACTGCTGCGGCAACGGATCGGCGTGCCGGTCGTGTACCTGGGCGCGACGTTGCCGGATGATCGCATCCACGCGCCCAACGAGCGCGTCGTCGTGCCGCTGCTGCTTCGCGGCGCGGAAGCAGCAGCCCGCCTCTGGCGGCTACTCCCGGAGAGGCTGTCATGA
- a CDS encoding potassium channel family protein, with protein MIRRFHQGEPLSERPGHTLVGVVRMPDTVQSPVQAIAKRVIGALAALMAAVLIVYFDRDGYRDVNDDGLSFLDAVYYATVSLSTTGYGDITPASSSARLVNVLVITPLRVLFLIVLVGTTLEVLTERSRQALRIQKWRTKVRDHVVVVGYGTKGRSAVSALMGDGMEPGSIVVVDTSQEALDAASAIGLVTVHGTGTSNDVLRVAGVPKARAVVVAANRDDTSVLVTLTARELAPKAQVVASVRERENEHLLRQSGADSVVVSSETAGRLLGMATATPSVVDMVEDLLTPDAGLAIAERDVEPSEIGGSPRHLPDIVLGVVRAGTLYRVDAPEADAVEAGDRLLYVKKVTPPKEADPR; from the coding sequence ATGATCCGCCGGTTCCACCAGGGCGAGCCGCTCAGCGAACGGCCCGGACACACCCTGGTGGGTGTGGTCCGCATGCCGGACACGGTGCAGAGCCCGGTCCAGGCGATCGCGAAACGCGTCATCGGCGCGCTGGCCGCGCTCATGGCCGCAGTGCTGATCGTGTACTTCGACCGCGACGGCTACCGCGACGTCAACGACGACGGCCTGTCGTTCCTCGACGCGGTGTACTACGCGACGGTGTCGCTCTCCACCACCGGCTACGGCGACATCACGCCCGCGAGTTCGTCGGCGCGGTTGGTCAACGTCCTGGTCATCACCCCTCTCCGTGTGTTGTTCCTGATCGTCCTGGTCGGCACCACACTCGAAGTGCTCACCGAACGTTCGCGGCAGGCGCTGCGGATCCAGAAGTGGAGGACGAAGGTGCGGGACCACGTGGTCGTCGTCGGGTACGGGACGAAGGGACGTTCCGCCGTCAGCGCGTTGATGGGCGACGGCATGGAGCCGGGCTCCATCGTCGTGGTGGACACGTCGCAGGAAGCCCTCGACGCGGCCTCCGCCATCGGCCTGGTCACCGTGCACGGCACGGGTACCAGCAACGACGTCCTGCGGGTCGCCGGCGTGCCCAAGGCGCGGGCGGTGGTCGTGGCCGCGAACCGCGACGACACGTCGGTCCTGGTCACCCTCACCGCCCGCGAACTCGCCCCGAAGGCGCAGGTGGTCGCCTCGGTCCGGGAACGCGAGAACGAACACCTCCTGCGCCAGTCCGGTGCCGACTCGGTGGTCGTCTCCAGCGAGACGGCCGGCCGCCTGCTGGGCATGGCCACCGCCACCCCGTCCGTGGTCGACATGGTCGAGGACCTGCTCACCCCGGACGCGGGCCTGGCGATCGCGGAACGCGACGTCGAACCGTCCGAGATCGGCGGCTCACCCCGCCACCTGCCCGACATCGTGCTGGGCGTCGTGCGCGCCGGAACCCTGTACCGCGTAGACGCCCCGGAAGCCGACGCCGTAGAAGCCGGCGACCGCCTCCTGTACGTCAAGAAGGTCACCCCACCCAAGGAAGCAGACCCCCGCTAG
- a CDS encoding sensor histidine kinase, whose protein sequence is MNLRTVSLRRRVTVSAIAVLGIVLVALVLVVDAMFMSQSVQDVETTLLDKSRNAQTLVKQQRVRGAELVNRLEGRGVQARLVMPDGTEHGHLPADEVTNKVTRDLPDGSTITLYVESSVITVAQTRLRRLLLLVGFGSLAVTAVALVWVVRRALAPLDSMTTLARSIARGDRGHRLNPARTDNELGRTAAAFDDMLDSLEGSEERTKRFVADAAHELRTPIAGVQAVSEALMQTGSAEERERLNLLLVRESRRAGRLVDDLLALARIDAGLELHRERVDLLALAEAEVGRARLLAPEFDIAAEGESAYVSGDPQRLAQVLANLADNARQATGPSGRVRVRVSTVGSYAWLVVSDNGPGVPPDERDRIFDRLVRLDEARDRRSGGSGLGLSIARGVVRAHGGELSCIDPDGPGAAFQVRIPLAD, encoded by the coding sequence GTGAACCTCCGCACGGTGTCGCTGCGGCGTCGGGTCACGGTCTCGGCGATCGCCGTGCTGGGCATCGTCCTGGTCGCGCTGGTGCTGGTGGTGGACGCCATGTTCATGTCGCAGTCGGTGCAGGACGTGGAGACCACTCTGCTGGACAAGTCCCGCAACGCGCAGACGCTGGTGAAGCAGCAGCGGGTGCGCGGGGCGGAGCTGGTGAACCGGCTGGAAGGTCGGGGCGTGCAGGCTCGGCTGGTGATGCCGGACGGCACGGAGCACGGCCACCTGCCGGCCGACGAGGTGACCAACAAGGTCACCCGTGACCTGCCGGACGGGTCGACCATCACGCTCTACGTCGAGTCGTCGGTGATCACCGTCGCACAGACCCGCCTGCGCCGGTTGCTGCTGCTGGTCGGCTTCGGCTCGCTGGCGGTGACGGCGGTGGCGCTGGTGTGGGTGGTGCGGCGGGCGTTGGCTCCGTTGGACTCGATGACCACGCTGGCCCGGTCGATCGCGCGAGGCGACCGGGGGCACCGGCTGAACCCCGCACGAACGGACAACGAGCTCGGTCGGACGGCGGCCGCGTTCGACGACATGCTCGACTCACTGGAGGGATCAGAGGAACGAACCAAGAGATTCGTCGCGGACGCGGCGCATGAACTGAGGACACCGATCGCGGGCGTGCAGGCCGTGTCCGAGGCGTTGATGCAGACCGGCAGCGCCGAGGAGCGCGAACGCCTCAACCTGCTCCTGGTGCGGGAGTCCCGCCGGGCCGGACGCCTGGTGGACGACCTGCTGGCGTTGGCCCGCATCGACGCCGGCCTGGAACTGCACCGGGAACGGGTGGACCTGTTGGCGTTGGCGGAAGCCGAGGTCGGACGTGCCCGGCTCCTGGCTCCCGAGTTCGACATCGCGGCCGAGGGCGAGTCGGCCTACGTGTCAGGCGATCCGCAGCGCCTGGCGCAGGTCCTGGCGAACCTGGCCGACAACGCCCGACAGGCCACCGGGCCGTCCGGTCGGGTGCGGGTGCGCGTGTCGACCGTGGGCAGCTACGCGTGGCTGGTGGTGTCCGACAACGGGCCGGGCGTTCCCCCGGACGAACGCGACCGCATCTTCGACCGCCTGGTCCGCTTGGACGAGGCCCGCGACCGCCGCTCCGGTGGTTCCGGCCTCGGCCTCTCCATCGCTCGCGGCGTGGTCCGAGCCCACGGCGGCGAACTGTCCTGCATCGACCCGGACGGCCCCGGCGCAGCCTTCCAGGTCCGCATCCCGCTGGCCGACTAG
- a CDS encoding response regulator transcription factor: MSTAARVLVIEDAEAIGAAVSSALRDAGYQVQVRPDGRDLEGELTRFRPDLVVLDVMLPGRDGFMLLEVIRRTSGAGVVMLTARDGVVDRLRGLDRGADDYVVKPFVLAELVARVSAVLRRLGRTPSTVQIGDLVVDADSAVVLRGGAPVELTATELRLLRYLAAQRGRVVGKTQILTAVWGYEDYDPNLVEVHVSALRRKLEEHGPRLLHTVRGLGYVLRAEDS, from the coding sequence GTGTCGACTGCTGCCAGGGTGTTGGTGATCGAAGACGCGGAGGCCATCGGCGCCGCGGTGAGCTCGGCCCTGCGCGATGCGGGCTACCAGGTCCAGGTCCGTCCGGACGGCCGGGACTTGGAGGGCGAGCTCACCCGGTTCCGGCCCGACCTGGTGGTGCTGGACGTGATGCTGCCGGGCCGGGACGGGTTCATGCTGCTGGAGGTCATCCGGCGCACCAGCGGGGCGGGCGTGGTCATGCTGACGGCCCGGGACGGTGTGGTGGACCGGTTGCGCGGGCTCGACCGGGGCGCGGACGACTACGTGGTGAAGCCGTTCGTGCTGGCCGAACTGGTGGCCAGGGTCAGTGCGGTGCTGCGGAGGCTGGGCCGCACGCCGTCGACCGTGCAGATCGGCGACCTGGTGGTGGACGCCGACTCGGCCGTGGTGCTGCGCGGGGGCGCCCCCGTGGAGCTGACAGCGACCGAGCTGCGGCTGCTGCGCTACCTGGCCGCCCAGCGCGGGCGGGTGGTCGGCAAGACGCAGATCCTGACCGCGGTGTGGGGTTACGAGGACTACGACCCCAACCTGGTCGAGGTGCACGTCAGCGCGCTGCGACGGAAGCTGGAGGAGCACGGGCCCCGCTTGCTGCACACCGTGCGGGGGTTGGGGTACGTGTTGCGAGCGGAAGACTCGTGA
- a CDS encoding neutral zinc metallopeptidase yields MHTPEEPKNNPIVLIGVFSLIVSCVLGLGLLTQVDTNRRISGRPVAAPQAPGSPTTTEQPRPRAVHRLADHPFLTTPVRVAGATCAMPAFGVSDAELSAYYTAGVACLDLAWRPALEQGNLPFDTPKLDASPDLKDGPCGSAPAETEAVAYYCGRNRTIYMPTSRLRDNGGGDHPATHLATLAHEYGHHVQALTGMLRAADSKIVDAGEETPAGLEMSRRIELQANCFAGMFLTAVSGSIGAELAQEATDDFQYAVEEPADKNAHGSPANQAEWASYGFTGGVTTSCNTFTASPEAVA; encoded by the coding sequence GTGCACACGCCCGAGGAGCCCAAGAACAACCCGATCGTCCTCATCGGCGTGTTCTCGTTGATCGTTTCGTGTGTGCTCGGCCTCGGCCTGCTCACCCAGGTGGACACCAACCGGCGGATCAGCGGCAGGCCGGTCGCGGCACCCCAGGCGCCGGGCTCGCCGACCACGACCGAGCAGCCGCGGCCCCGTGCGGTGCACCGACTCGCCGACCACCCGTTCCTGACCACTCCGGTGCGCGTGGCGGGCGCGACGTGCGCGATGCCCGCGTTCGGGGTGTCGGACGCGGAACTCTCCGCCTACTACACGGCCGGTGTGGCGTGTCTGGACCTGGCATGGCGGCCCGCGTTGGAGCAGGGGAACCTGCCGTTCGACACACCGAAGCTGGACGCCTCGCCGGACCTTAAGGACGGTCCATGCGGTTCCGCTCCGGCGGAGACCGAGGCGGTCGCGTACTACTGCGGACGCAACCGGACCATCTACATGCCCACGTCACGGCTGCGTGACAACGGCGGCGGTGACCATCCGGCGACGCACCTCGCGACGTTGGCTCACGAGTACGGGCACCACGTACAGGCGCTGACCGGCATGCTGCGCGCTGCGGACAGCAAGATCGTCGACGCGGGCGAGGAGACTCCGGCCGGGCTGGAGATGTCCCGCCGGATCGAGTTGCAGGCCAACTGCTTCGCCGGGATGTTCCTGACCGCGGTGTCCGGGTCGATCGGCGCGGAACTGGCGCAGGAGGCGACGGACGATTTCCAGTACGCCGTCGAGGAGCCGGCGGACAAGAACGCGCACGGCAGTCCGGCCAACCAGGCGGAGTGGGCGTCTTACGGCTTCACCGGGGGCGTCACGACGTCGTGCAACACGTTCACGGCTTCGCCGGAGGCTGTCGCCTGA
- a CDS encoding neutral zinc metallopeptidase, with amino-acid sequence MAAPQPPPVNWGPQPGWGPGGPYMPPPRKKSKGPLVAGVVIAVVVLGIAAVGIAIATSKRKSVNDSAYSGYSSYSYTYETTTTTETTTTTTTTSSTKSTSTSSTKAGPKAVIALGDNPIHAGGLGAFNIDGCALPGMNYSPAGQDQFLRAALPCIEAMWKPSFQKANLPYQPVELVMVTSQITNTCGSMGPDRTAMYCDGTIYWTPNHYASEQGSSNPNHPGKYLGQLAHEYGHHIQWLSGILRASSQAQYEKGGWDTDAGLDLNRRKELQATCFGGMTLAPLSHGAVPGDVISVALTDAGNRGDYPIYPNRDHGAPERNAAWVNHGFENNETSACNTWLASAADVS; translated from the coding sequence ATGGCCGCGCCGCAGCCGCCGCCGGTGAACTGGGGCCCGCAGCCCGGCTGGGGCCCCGGCGGGCCATACATGCCGCCGCCGCGGAAGAAGAGCAAAGGACCGCTCGTCGCGGGCGTGGTGATCGCGGTCGTCGTGCTGGGTATTGCGGCGGTCGGGATCGCCATCGCGACCAGCAAACGCAAAAGCGTGAACGACTCTGCCTATTCGGGTTACTCCAGCTACTCGTACACGTACGAAACGACCACAACGACCGAGACCACCACGACGACCACTACGACGTCGTCCACCAAGTCGACGTCGACCAGTTCCACCAAAGCCGGCCCCAAAGCCGTGATCGCACTGGGCGACAACCCGATTCACGCCGGCGGCCTGGGCGCGTTCAACATCGACGGTTGCGCGCTGCCGGGGATGAACTACTCGCCCGCCGGCCAGGACCAGTTCCTGCGCGCCGCGCTGCCGTGCATCGAGGCGATGTGGAAGCCGTCGTTCCAGAAGGCGAACCTGCCCTACCAGCCGGTCGAACTGGTCATGGTGACCTCGCAGATCACGAACACGTGCGGCTCGATGGGTCCGGATCGCACCGCGATGTACTGCGACGGCACGATCTATTGGACGCCTAACCACTACGCGAGCGAGCAGGGTTCTTCGAACCCGAACCACCCCGGTAAGTACCTCGGGCAATTGGCGCACGAGTACGGGCACCACATCCAGTGGTTGTCCGGCATCCTGCGCGCCTCCAGTCAGGCGCAGTACGAGAAGGGCGGGTGGGACACCGATGCCGGCCTCGACCTCAACCGGCGCAAGGAGCTCCAAGCGACCTGCTTCGGCGGTATGACGCTGGCTCCGCTCTCGCACGGCGCGGTGCCCGGTGACGTGATCTCAGTGGCGCTGACGGACGCGGGCAACCGCGGCGACTACCCCATCTACCCCAACCGTGATCACGGCGCGCCGGAACGTAACGCCGCTTGGGTCAACCACGGGTTCGAGAACAACGAAACGAGCGCGTGCAACACTTGGCTCGCGAGCGCGGCGGACGTCAGCTGA